A portion of the Thermocladium sp. ECH_B genome contains these proteins:
- a CDS encoding type II secretion protein F: MGFDDVALSSMMPLVRLMLKNEKRRAELERLLSSSLSFTAPERFLARILLVTLIITGIVVSLSLVLIIPNYEFFIVSFRNGMAFNSAFLPFTIKVLIGFSILVVPPLIFLMLYNMPKISSSDLAFKIDTELPFFSAYLSMMVSSGLSVFRAVERVASISILDTTARVSRMAYMRFKAFGEDPISALNDVALSSPSKSFMEFMTGYVTNVRTGGDVLHFVNTKLHDIVSATVERARRGAEMLGTLMESYIGSAVILLIGLDVMYLAQTVTPNGNAXAAVNXAINSNFMFGLXITPMITLAFMYLGEVSGFKTPFTDYRPYKVGGIAAAIAGVASLFFFVEWFHGNLANRVLLFGYPFDFTEVVGITLIIAFTPAAIYGSRIVSQRWELEKELSLFLRDFTELSKSGFVPEKIFETLSETRHYGELDPYLAEITKQVRYGEPLRNVVNSVMGRMHSYLAKVFNWLLLESIEFGGARPEVLESLASFSSDIVTIQEDARARMKPLRFVPYIGAGILILTLAIMLSSIVSLAAVLNHFPPSTIDLLSTSFSISVIINSFLMGFVAGKLGEGELAMGFKHAIALTALTLVVYMASPLIGHMLFGGLMANSSGGFP; encoded by the coding sequence ATGGGGTTTGATGATGTGGCTCTATCCAGCATGATGCCATTAGTTAGATTAATGCTGAAGAATGAGAAAAGAAGAGCCGAGTTGGAGAGACTGCTTTCCTCCTCTCTATCGTTTACGGCGCCGGAGAGATTCCTAGCGCGAATATTATTAGTGACGTTAATAATTACCGGCATCGTGGTCTCGCTATCTTTAGTATTGATAATTCCGAACTATGAATTCTTCATTGTATCGTTTAGAAACGGCATGGCTTTTAACTCGGCTTTTTTGCCGTTCACTATTAAGGTATTGATTGGATTCTCCATATTGGTGGTGCCCCCCCTCATTTTTTTAATGCTTTATAATATGCCTAAGATATCCTCATCGGATCTGGCATTTAAGATAGATACCGAACTTCCATTCTTCTCGGCATATCTATCAATGATGGTTAGCTCCGGGTTATCCGTGTTCAGGGCTGTGGAGAGAGTGGCCTCCATCTCAATACTGGACACGACCGCCCGCGTCTCTAGAATGGCATATATGAGATTTAAGGCGTTTGGGGAGGATCCAATATCGGCTTTAAACGATGTTGCATTATCATCGCCGAGCAAGAGCTTCATGGAATTCATGACAGGTTATGTGACTAATGTAAGAACGGGCGGAGACGTGCTTCACTTCGTTAATACCAAGCTTCATGACATAGTATCGGCCACTGTTGAGCGTGCTAGAAGGGGCGCAGAGATGTTGGGAACATTAATGGAATCATACATAGGTTCCGCAGTCATATTATTGATAGGACTTGATGTTATGTACCTAGCTCAAACAGTGACTCCTAATGGGAATGCCTTNGCTGCAGTTAATCANGCAATTAATTCCAATTTTATGTTTGGTCTATTNATAACCCCAATGATAACTCTCGCATTCATGTACTTAGGCGAGGTCTCCGGTTTCAAGACGCCTTTCACGGATTATCGTCCATATAAGGTGGGCGGCATAGCTGCAGCAATTGCTGGAGTAGCCTCCCTATTTTTCTTTGTTGAGTGGTTCCATGGTAACTTAGCTAATAGGGTACTTTTGTTTGGTTATCCATTCGATTTCACTGAGGTCGTCGGCATTACGTTGATAATCGCTTTTACGCCAGCAGCAATATATGGATCCAGAATAGTTTCTCAGCGTTGGGAACTGGAGAAGGAATTATCATTGTTCTTACGGGACTTCACGGAATTAAGCAAGTCAGGTTTCGTGCCGGAGAAGATATTTGAGACATTGAGTGAGACTAGGCATTACGGTGAATTGGATCCATATCTGGCAGAAATAACCAAGCAAGTACGTTATGGTGAGCCCCTCCGCAATGTCGTTAATAGCGTAATGGGTAGAATGCACTCATACTTGGCCAAGGTTTTTAATTGGTTGCTCCTAGAATCAATAGAGTTCGGGGGAGCTAGGCCAGAAGTATTAGAGAGCCTAGCATCTTTTTCATCCGATATCGTCACTATTCAGGAAGATGCTAGGGCCAGGATGAAGCCTCTCCGCTTCGTGCCATATATAGGAGCCGGCATACTCATATTAACGCTCGCCATAATGTTATCATCAATTGTTAGCCTAGCCGCTGTGCTTAACCACTTCCCGCCCAGCACAATTGATTTATTATCTACATCCTTCTCCATATCAGTTATAATTAATTCATTCCTAATGGGCTTCGTGGCCGGCAAATTAGGCGAGGGCGAGTTAGCGATGGGCTTTAAGCATGCAATTGCATTAACGGCATTAACTCTAGTGGTTTATATGGCATCCCCACTAATTGGCCACATGTTATTTGGAGGATTAATGGCTAACAGCTCCGGTGGATTCCCATAA
- a CDS encoding adenosylhomocysteinase, whose translation MVESKVRDPGLADRGRMQIEWAERNMPVLLLIRERFQREKPLAGLRLSASLHITKETAVLARTLVAGGADVFLAPSNPLSTQDDVAAALATDGIKVYAWKGMNEREYYNAIGAAISHSPQVTLDDGGDLTITLHKLAMDINDDSIRYAKEMIGNIDFKSMVKNIYGGTEETTTGVLRFKAMEREKTLLYPIIAVNDSYTKHLFDNRYGTGQSTWDGVLRATNVLIAGKVVVVSGYGWVGRGIAARARGLGARRVIVTEVDPVRALEAVFDGFEVMPISRAAEEGDIFITATGDMRVINYEAILKMKDGAMLANAGHFNVEIDVDAIERNAIRKREIRPFMVEYKLPNGKVIFLLGEGRLVNLVAAEGHPSEVMDLSFANQALASEHIVKNKGRMQPAVYKLPEDLDIEIARLKLKAMGIGIDELTDEQRKYVSAWALGT comes from the coding sequence ATGGTTGAATCCAAGGTACGGGATCCGGGATTAGCTGATCGCGGAAGAATGCAGATAGAGTGGGCTGAACGCAATATGCCTGTTCTTCTTCTCATTAGGGAGAGATTTCAACGGGAGAAGCCGCTCGCTGGATTGCGTTTATCGGCTAGCCTCCACATAACTAAGGAGACCGCTGTTCTCGCCAGAACCTTAGTTGCCGGGGGGGCCGACGTATTTTTGGCTCCATCGAATCCATTATCGACCCAGGACGATGTGGCAGCCGCATTGGCCACTGATGGCATAAAAGTGTATGCTTGGAAGGGAATGAATGAGCGGGAGTACTATAATGCAATTGGAGCAGCAATATCCCACTCCCCACAGGTAACGCTTGATGATGGGGGCGATTTAACCATAACTCTACATAAGTTAGCCATGGATATAAATGATGATTCTATAAGGTATGCTAAGGAGATGATCGGTAATATCGATTTTAAGTCAATGGTCAAGAACATTTATGGAGGAACCGAGGAAACAACTACAGGAGTGCTTAGATTTAAGGCAATGGAGCGCGAAAAGACTCTTCTTTACCCAATAATAGCCGTTAATGACTCATATACAAAGCACTTATTCGATAATAGGTATGGCACTGGCCAAAGCACTTGGGATGGCGTCTTGCGTGCCACGAATGTACTGATAGCTGGAAAGGTAGTGGTCGTATCGGGTTATGGTTGGGTAGGGAGAGGCATAGCGGCTAGGGCTCGTGGACTTGGCGCGAGGAGGGTTATTGTGACGGAGGTTGATCCAGTAAGGGCCTTGGAGGCGGTTTTCGATGGATTTGAAGTAATGCCGATATCAAGGGCTGCGGAGGAAGGCGATATATTCATAACGGCCACCGGCGATATGCGCGTAATAAATTACGAGGCGATTCTCAAGATGAAAGATGGAGCTATGCTGGCCAATGCCGGTCACTTCAATGTGGAGATAGATGTTGATGCCATTGAACGAAATGCGATTAGGAAGCGTGAAATAAGGCCATTCATGGTCGAGTATAAACTACCCAATGGCAAGGTAATATTCTTATTAGGCGAAGGAAGGCTAGTTAATTTGGTGGCGGCGGAGGGCCATCCATCAGAGGTTATGGATTTATCATTTGCGAACCAAGCGTTGGCATCCGAGCATATAGTTAAGAATAAGGGTAGAATGCAGCCAGCGGTATATAAGTTGCCCGAGGACCTTGATATTGAAATAGCTAGATTAAAGCTTAAGGCCATGGGGATTGGGATTGATGAATTAACTGATGAGCAGAGGAAGTATGTATCGGCGTGGGCTCTTGGTACTTGA